A single genomic interval of Flavobacteriales bacterium harbors:
- a CDS encoding DUF2147 domain-containing protein — MPAAAQPPRSANDITGRWSSVDDVTGKPRSVVEITVRNGKAYGRIVDLYDRSKLDAVCDLCPGDHKNQLILGLEVIRDMVADGDAWEDGTILDPENGKEYSCKLWVEDGTLKVRGYIAFLYRTQTWVRATGR; from the coding sequence ATGCCCGCGGCCGCCCAGCCCCCGCGCTCCGCCAACGACATCACCGGGCGCTGGTCATCCGTGGATGACGTCACCGGAAAGCCGCGCAGCGTGGTGGAGATCACGGTGCGCAACGGCAAGGCCTACGGCCGCATCGTGGACCTGTACGACAGGTCGAAGCTGGATGCGGTGTGCGACCTCTGCCCCGGGGACCACAAGAACCAGCTCATCCTGGGCCTGGAGGTGATCCGCGACATGGTGGCTGACGGCGATGCGTGGGAGGATGGCACCATCCTGGACCCGGAGAACGGCAAGGAGTACAGCTGCAAGCTGTGGGTGGAGGACGGCACCCTGAAGGTGCGGGGCTACATCGCCTTCCTGTACCGCACGCAGACCTGGGTGCGGGCCACCGGTCGTTGA